The Natator depressus isolate rNatDep1 chromosome 8, rNatDep2.hap1, whole genome shotgun sequence genome window below encodes:
- the LOC141992834 gene encoding 14 kDa phosphohistidine phosphatase-like, translating into MAGQLESVPAVEIDADGTFKYILVRVQRAGGAEHRDVVRGTAAAEFHNHIFEKVNPEMEKLGFECKCLGGGKIDHNSKDKKMRVFGLSTGYGKADHAVTVEILKKVYQDYEITWSNDKK; encoded by the exons ATGGCCGGGCAGCTAGAGTCGGTGCCCGCAGTGGAGATCGATGCGGACGGCACGTTCAAGTACATCCTGGTGCGGGTGCAGCGCGCGGGGGGAGCCGAGCACCGGGACGTCGTCCGGGGCACCGCGGCCGCCGAGTTCCACA atcatatatttgaaaaagtaaacCCTGAAATGGAAAAGTTGGGCTTTGAATGCAAGTGCCTTGGAGGAGGAAAAATTGACCATAATAGCAAAGACAAGAAAATGCGGGTATTTGGTCTTTCCACA GGATATGGTAAAGCAGATCATGCAGTGACCGTAGAAATACTGAAAAAAGTATACCAAGACTATGAAATCACTTGGTCCAATGACAAGAAATGA